Genomic window (Armatimonadia bacterium):
CGAACCTCGGGGCTCTTGAAGGTGAGTAGCTTGTCGATGATCGGCTGCACGGCGGGGACCTTCATGGTCGTCAGCGCGGCTTCTGCCGTGCCCTTGGCGCGCATGAACTCCTGGGTGGTCTGATCGCGAATCGTGCCGTCGGGGAGGCTCTTCTTGGTGGGCTCGGTCTGCTGCATGAGAGCGAGGAGCCTGTCGGTGGCCCGGGGGCTGGCGATGCCGGCCATGATGTCACGCACGTTGTCGCGGACATACTGATCCCAAGCATCGGCGATACTCATGCACGCATCGATCACAGGGTTCTCAGTGGCGGAGGTGTCGGCCTCGATGGCCTTGCCGACGTTGATGAGCGGGGCCTTGCCCGCACCGCGCGTCGGACCGTCTTTATCCTGGATGCCCTCGATGCAGACCTCGACGGTCCGGCGTCCGAGGCGGGTCAAGACGGCCTGATCGCGGCCCTGGGCAGCGCCGTCAAGCATGTCGTGCGCGGTGAGCATCTCGTACATGGCATCGTCCGCGCCGATCAGGGCGATCGCCTGGACCGCCTTATCCTGTATCCACCGTGGCTTGTCCTCCAAGGCTTCCATCAGCTTCTGCTTCTCTACGAGCGTGCGCACAGCAGCAATGCGCTGCTCGACAGTGCCGTTGCCGATGGTCTTGGCGAGCCGATCCAGTTCGCTCTTGCGGTACGAGGCGACCATGATGACACACAGGATTGCGCCAAGCATCAAGACCCAGGTGATCTGGCGCCTGGTGTTCTCGTCCACGGCCGTCAACTCCTCAGATGGTGTTGCATTGTCGCCCCTTGGGGCGCCGACGCCCCCGACCCGGTAGGTTCGGGGACGTACACAGGGTTCTTTCGCGCCAGAGCCAGCGGTGACCTTCCTGTAACGCGCAAGCGTGTTTCGTCGCCGGGAGACAGGACTCCTCCTGCCTCCTGCAACCAATATAGGCCAAGTTCCCGGACTGCCGGCAACGACGCGGAGAGGCTGAGAATCAAAGAATAGCCTAGCCTGCCGCGAAGCGTCAACCGCTAATCGCCGGAGGCCCTGGTCGTGATCCCTCGGCCGCGTCGTCTCCAGTGCGCCGAGTGCCTAGAGGGCGTCGGCGATTCGCGCCAGTGCCTCCATGCGATCGGGTATCGGCAGCTTCTGCGGGCACTTCTCAACGCAGGCGCCGCAGGCTACACACTTGGTCGTGTCATTCCGCTCATGGCCTTTGGTGGCGCGGATCTCCGCGTCGGCACTGCTCATCCCGAAGACGGTCTTGAGCTGGTACAGCGACATCGACTGCATCACCGGGAGCTTCTGCGGGCAGGATCCGAGGCAGTAGCGGCAGCCGGTGCAGAGTGGCCGGCCCTTGCTGAACTCCGCGAAGGCCTCGAGGAACTGCCCACGCTGGGCCTCGGTCATTGAGTCGCTGCTCGAGGCGACCTGCGCGTTCTGCTCGAGGTGCGCGATCACATTCATGCCGGAGAGCACGGTGCTGACTCCCGGGTTCGAGAGCAGGAAGCGCAGAGCGATCTCCTGTACCGGCTTGCCCGCCAACTCCGGAAGGGCACGGGCGAAGGCCTCGGACTCGCCAGTGAGCAGACCGCCGCGGAGCGGGCCCATGATCTTGACGCCGACGCCGTGCTCATGGGCGAAATCCAGTGCGCGCTCAGGGGCACGATCGCTGAAGTTGTAGTAGAGGGTAAGGGTGCGGAAGTCGGGCACCTGGTCGAGCCAACTGATGATGAGGTCGGGTGCGGCGTGGCTGGTGAAGCCGAGGTGCTTGACGAGGCCCTGCTCCTTCGCCTCACGCAGGGCCTGAAGCGGGGAGTCTTCGCCCTTGCAGCCGGCCTCGAAGTGCTCGGGGGCGCTCATGTCCCAGAGCTGGTAGAAGTCGAACCAGTCGACGCCGACGCGCTTGAGCGAGTTCTCGATGCACTGCCACATCTGGTCGCGAGTGCTAATCCCCAGACCGCGGTCGAGACGAGGCTCTCCCGCCCGGGGCTGAGCTTTGGCCGAGAGGACGATCTTGTCGCGGGGCACATCGCGGATCGCTGCGCCCGTCCAGGCCTCGGCGTTGGTGTCGAAGTCTTTGAAGCTGTAGGCCGAGCCGATGTCGAAGTAGGTGAGTCCGAGCTGCAGGCCGCGGTCGATGATCTCCTTGGCGTTCTCCGGGCCTTTGAACCGCATGGTCCCAAAGCCGAGCGCAGAGACCATGATGCCAGTGTTGCCGACAGGTCTGTATTGCACGGTGGTACCTCCGAGAACGGGTGTGGGGCTCGGGCGAAGTGCCTTTGTACATGCACCGGGCCACGGGTGGCCCGGCACCGGGGCGACCCTTGCGGGACGCACCCGGCCACCTTAGGCCAACCGAGGTCGGCC
Coding sequences:
- a CDS encoding aldo/keto reductase — translated: MQYRPVGNTGIMVSALGFGTMRFKGPENAKEIIDRGLQLGLTYFDIGSAYSFKDFDTNAEAWTGAAIRDVPRDKIVLSAKAQPRAGEPRLDRGLGISTRDQMWQCIENSLKRVGVDWFDFYQLWDMSAPEHFEAGCKGEDSPLQALREAKEQGLVKHLGFTSHAAPDLIISWLDQVPDFRTLTLYYNFSDRAPERALDFAHEHGVGVKIMGPLRGGLLTGESEAFARALPELAGKPVQEIALRFLLSNPGVSTVLSGMNVIAHLEQNAQVASSSDSMTEAQRGQFLEAFAEFSKGRPLCTGCRYCLGSCPQKLPVMQSMSLYQLKTVFGMSSADAEIRATKGHERNDTTKCVACGACVEKCPQKLPIPDRMEALARIADAL